In the genome of Pseudorca crassidens isolate mPseCra1 chromosome 12, mPseCra1.hap1, whole genome shotgun sequence, one region contains:
- the CMKLR1 gene encoding chemerin-like receptor 1, whose amino-acid sequence MEDEDNITSLTYEYVYSDDFDPIVVLEEFSPLEGRVVRIFLVVVYSIICFLGILGNGLVIIIATCKMKKTVNTVWFLNLAVADFLFNVFLPIHITYAAMDYHWVFGTAMCKISNFLLIHNMYTSVFLLTVISSDRCISVLLPVWSQNHRSVRLAYMACMVIWVLAFFLSSPSLIFRDTAHVHGKISCFNNFSLSATSSSSWPTHPQVDAVGFGRHVAVTITRFLCGFLTPMLVITACYVTIVCKLRRNRLAKTKKPFKVIVTIIITFFLCWCPYHTLYLLELHHSAMPGSVFSLGVPLATAIAIANSCMNPILYVFVGQDFKKFKVALFSRLVHALSEDTGHSSYPSHRSFTKMSSMNERETSML is encoded by the coding sequence ATGGAGGATGAGGATAACATCACCTCCCTCACCTATGAGTACGTGTACTCTGATGACTTCGACCCCATCGTGGTTTTGGAGGAGTTCTCTCCCCTGGAAGGCAGGGTGGTCAGGATCTTCCTGGTGGTGGTCTACAGCATCATCTGTTTCCTCGGGATCCTGGGCAACGGCTTGGTGATCATCATCGCCACCTGCAAGATGAAGAAGACGGTGAACACCGTCTGGTTCCTCAATCTGGCCGTCGCGGATTTCCTGTTCAACGTCTTCCTCCCCATCCACATCACCTACGCCGCCATGGACTACCACTGGGTGTTCGGCACAGCCATGTGCAAGATCAGCAACTTCCTGCTCATCCACAACATGTACACCAGCGTCTTCCTGCTCACTGTCATCAGCTCCGACCGCTGCATCTCCGTGCTCCTCCCCGTCTGGTCCCAGAACCACCGCAGCGTCCGGCTGGCTTACATGGCCTGCATGGTCATCTGGGTCCTGGCTTTCTTCTTGAGTTCCCCATCCCTCATCTTCCGGGACACAGCCCATGTGCACGGGAAAATATCCTGCTTTAACAACTTCAGCCTGTCTGCCACCAGCTCTTCCTCGTGGCCCACTCATCCCCAAGTGGACGCTGTGGGCTTTGGCCGGCACGTGGCGGTGACCATCACCCGCTTCCTCTGTGGCTTCCTGACCCCGATGCTCGTCATCACCGCCTGCTACGTCACCATCGTCTGCAAGCTGCGGCGCAACCGCCTGGCCAAGACTAAGAAGCCCTTCAAGGTCATCGTGACCATCATTATCACCTTCTTCCTCTGCTGGTGCCCCTACCACACGCTGTACCTTCTGGAGCTCCATCACAGCGCCATGCCTGGCTCCGTCTTCAGCCTGGGTGTGCCCCTGGCCACTGCCATCGCCATTGCCAACAGCTGCATGAAtcccattctctacgtcttcgTGGGTCAGGACTTCAAGAAGTTCAAGGTGGCCCTCTTCTCCCGTCTGGTCCATGCTCTGAGTGAGGACACAGGCCACTCCTCCTATCCCAGCCACAGAAGTTTCACCAAGATGTCATCCATGAACGAGAGGGAGACCAGCATGCTCTGA